Proteins from a single region of Penaeus monodon isolate SGIC_2016 chromosome 12, NSTDA_Pmon_1, whole genome shotgun sequence:
- the LOC119579320 gene encoding LOW QUALITY PROTEIN: D-beta-hydroxybutyrate dehydrogenase, mitochondrial-like (The sequence of the model RefSeq protein was modified relative to this genomic sequence to represent the inferred CDS: deleted 1 base in 1 codon) produces the protein MYINPERTERVLSLGLLCMVAAFVLKLFGIPWTYAFFGLWSLAVLIYWRGARSKVSTVGKAVLVTGCDTGIGHSLALRLDQLGFRVFACCAYADERSAGTQALRRNGSQRLHVLQLDFNDDLQILEVYVRVTRLLARGEKLWALVNCEGTCWTHDAGQCLNINMYEKLCDYILLRTATIVRMFLPLVMHARGRIVTIGCTYRELSSWREDQHYLVSNSMFEDFDKCLRKQLKHRGVNVCRIELLSPNTSESHQDHWTPTWGKDITRSGCIFDQVVRNRGETDVSEVVEAHAKAVTDVFPLNRYFSSIPC, from the exons ATGTACATCAACCCCGAAAGAACTGAGCGCGTGCTGTCTCTGGGCCTCTTGTGCATGGTGGCCGCCTTCGTCCTCAAGCTCTTTGGCATCCCGTGGACCTACGCCTTTTTCGGTCTCTGGTCTCTTGCGGTCTTGATTTACTGGAGGGGGGCGCGATCTAAG GTTTCCACTGTGGGAAAGGCCGTACTGGTGACTGGCTGTGACACTGGGATTGGCCACTCGCTTGCCTTACGCCTCGACCAACTG GGTTTTCGAGTATTCGCCTGCTGCGCCTACGCCGACGAGCGGAGTGCGGGCACGCAAGCTCTCCGGCGAAATGGCTCTCAGCGTCTTCACGTGTTGCAGCTCGATTTCAATGATGACTTGCAGATCTTGGAGGTTTACGTGAGAGTCACCCGATTATTGGCTCGTGGGG AGAAGTTGTGGGCGCTCGTCAACTGCGAGGGCACCTGCTGGACACACGACGCAGGGCAA TGTCTCAACATCAATATGTACGAGAAACTGTGTGATTACATTCTCCTCCGCACAGCCACCATAGTTAGGATGTTCCTTCCGTTGGTGATGCACGCCAGAG GTCGAATTGTAACAATTGGGTGCACATATCGTGAGCTGTCTTCATGGCGCGAAGATCAACATTACTTGGTCTCCAACTCTATGTTTGAAGACTTTGATAAGTGTCTAAG AAAACAGTTGAAACATCGTGGCGTGAACGTTTGTCGAATTGAGCTCCTCTCTCCCAACACAAGTG AATCTCATCAAGACCACTGGACGCCTACTTGGGGTAAAGACATTACAAGGTCAGGGTGTATTTTCGACCAAGTAGTTCGCAATAGAGGG gaGACGGACGTCAGCGAAGTGGTGGAAGCTCATGCGAAAGCCGTGACAGATGTATTTCCCCTTAACAGATATTTTTCTTCCATTCCATGTTGA